In a genomic window of Meleagris gallopavo isolate NT-WF06-2002-E0010 breed Aviagen turkey brand Nicholas breeding stock chromosome 1, Turkey_5.1, whole genome shotgun sequence:
- the LRRN3 gene encoding leucine-rich repeat neuronal protein 3 — MKDMQLKINFLLGLVITAVVQAVEKKADCPELCICEIRPWFTPRSVYMEVPTVDCNDLGLLNFPARLPADTQVLLLQTNNIGKIEHSVDFPVNLTGLDLSQNNLSSVASINLTKIPQLLSVYLEENKLTELPEECLSGLHNLQELYINHNMLSMIAPGAFIGLNNLLRLHLNSNGLQMINSKWFEAIPNLEILMIGENPIIRIEDMNFKPLINLRSLVLASINLTEIPDNALAGLENLESISFYDNRFVKVPHIALQKVTNLKFLDLNKNPINRIRRGDFSNMLHLKELGINNMPELISIDSLAVDNLPDLRKIEATNNPRLSYIHPNAFYRLPKLESLMLNSNALSALYRSTIESLPNLKEVSIHSNPIRCDCVIRWINMNKTNIRFMEPESLFCVDPPEFQGQNVRQIHFREMMEICLPLIAPESFPSTLDLETGSHISLHCRATAEPEPEIYWITPSGHKLLPNTISDKYYIHSEGTLDISDVTEKESGLYTCIATNLVGADLKSVMIKVDGSLPQDSDGPLSIKIKDVRSNSVLVSWKASSKILKSSVRWTAFLKAENSQAAQSARVPSDIKVYNLTHLNPSTEYKICIDIPTIYPQNKKQCVNVTTKGLDMPVKDYEKNSIIGFLAGLGALLGIISVVYLYSCISRDMNYDVRHSYMKKYLKKQSFALNELYPPLISLWDMGKEKSTAMDVKSTLIGVPTNMS; from the coding sequence ATGAAGGACATGCAactcaaaattaattttctacttGGCCTAGTTATCACTGCAGTAGTACAGgctgtagaaaaaaaagcagactgcCCAGAGTTGTGTATATGTGAGATCAGACCTTGGTTCACTCCCCGGTCTGTATATATGGAGGTTCCGACAGTGGACTGTAATGATTTAGGCCTTTTAAATTTTCCAGCCAGACTGCCTGCTGACACACAGGTTTTACTTCTACAGACTAACAATATTGGAAAAATTGAACACTCAGTAGACTTCCCAGTGAATTTAACTGGTCTAGACTTATCTCAGAACAATTTATCCTCGGTGGCCAGTATTAATCTTACAAAAATACCACAGTTGCTTTCTGTGTacctggaagaaaacaaacttacTGAACTCCCTGAAGAATGTCTCTCTGGACTCCACAACTTACAAGAGCTTTACATTAATCATAACATGCTTTCTATGATTGCGCCGGGAGCTTTCATAGGCCTCAATAATCTTCTCAGACTTCATCTCAACTCAAATGGTCTGCAAATGATCAACAGTAAGTGGTTTGAAGCTATTCCTAATCTGGAGATTCTCATGATTGGAGAAAATCCAATAATCAGAATCGAAGATATGAACTTTAAGCCACTCATCAATCTGCGCAGCCTAGTTTTAGCCAGCATAAATCTCACTGAAATACCAGATAATGCTTTGGCTGGCCTTGAAAATTtagaaagcatttccttctaTGACAATAGATTTGTTAAAGTGCCCCATATTGCCCTTCAAAAGGTTACAAATCTCAAATTTCTGGATCTAAATAAGAATCCCATTAACAGAATACGAAGAGGGGATTTTAGCAATATGCTGCACCTGAAGGAGTTAGGAATTAATAATATGCCTGAACTGATTTCCATAGATAGTCTTGCTGTTGATAATTTAccagatttaagaaaaatagaagctaCCAACAATCCGAGATTATCATACattcatccaaatgctttcTACAGACTTCCCAAGCTGGAATCACTCATGCTCAACAGCAATGCACTGAGTGCCCTGTACCGCAGTACAATAGAATCGTTGCCTAACCTGAAGGAAGTTAGTATACACAGCAATCCCATTAGATGTGATTGCGTCATCCGCTGGATTAacatgaacaaaacaaacattcgCTTCATGGAGCCAGAATCTCTGTTTTGTGTAGACCCTCCTGAATTCCAAGGCCAGAATGTGAGACAGATACACTTCCGGGAAATGATGGAAATCTGTCTCCCTCTGATAGCTCCTGAAAGTTTTCCATCTACTTTGGATTTAGAAACTGGCAGCCATATTTCCTTACACTGTAGAGCAACAGCAGAACCAGAACCTGAAATCTACTGGATAACGCCATCAGGACATAAACTTTTGCCTAATACTATTTCTGATAAATACTACATTCATTCTGAAGGAACATTAGACATAAGTGATgtaacagagaaagaaagtggTTTATACACATGCATAGCAACAAATTTAGTTGGGGCAGATCTAAAGTCAGTTATGATTAAAGTGGATGGCTCTCTCCCTCAGGACAGCGATGGACCTTTAAGTATCAAAATCAAAGATGTAAGATCTAATTCTGTTTTGGTTTCATGGAAAGCAAGTTCTAAAATTCTGAAGTCCAGTGTTAGATggactgcttttctgaaagctgaaaacTCTCAGGCTGCACAGAGTGCTCGAGTACCATCTGATATAAAGGTATATAACCTTACACATCTAAATCCATCAACTGAATACAAAATTTGTATAGATATTCCCACTATTTACCCACAGAATAAGAAACAATGTGTCAACGTAACCACTAAAGGACTAGATATGCCAGTGAAAGACTATGAAAAGAACAGCATAATAGGATTTCTTGCCGGCCTTGGTGCTCTTCTGGGAATCATCTCTGTGGTGTATCTCTACAGCTGCATCTCACGGGATATGAACTATGATGTTCGACACAGCTATATGAAGAAATACCTGAAGAAACAATCCTTTGCACTCAATGAGCTTTATCCTCCTCTAATCAGTCTTTGGGACATgggcaaagaaaaaagcacagcaatggATGTTAAATCAACTCTAATAGGCGTACCAACTAATATGTCATAA